The following proteins are co-located in the Pseudomonadota bacterium genome:
- a CDS encoding SRPBCC family protein, protein MTRTTITRRIQAPPDLVFETVAKIENFANAVPGIVRTEFLSEVHEGVGTRFRETRVFKGKEASTDLEVTEFVPNERVRMVAESHGTVWDTVFSVALRDDHTELEMVMDAKAQRLLPKLINPMMRAMIQKTIEEDMDAVKSYCEESWEDQQDTQPTELPGG, encoded by the coding sequence ATGACACGCACCACCATCACACGTCGCATCCAGGCACCACCCGATCTCGTTTTCGAGACCGTCGCCAAGATCGAGAACTTCGCCAATGCGGTGCCTGGCATCGTACGCACGGAGTTCTTGTCCGAGGTCCATGAGGGCGTGGGAACGCGCTTCAGGGAGACGCGGGTCTTCAAGGGCAAGGAGGCCTCGACCGATCTCGAGGTCACCGAATTCGTGCCGAACGAACGCGTGCGCATGGTTGCCGAGAGTCACGGCACCGTGTGGGACACCGTGTTCAGCGTTGCGCTCCGCGACGACCATACCGAGCTCGAAATGGTCATGGACGCCAAGGCCCAGAGGCTTCTGCCCAAGCTCATCAACCCGATGATGCGCGCCATGATCCAGAAGACCATCGAAGAGGACATGGATGCCGTCAAGTCATACTGCGAGGAAAGCTGGGAGGATCAGCAAGACACCCAGCCAACCGAGCTGCCGGGGGGCTGA